From the genome of Variovorax sp. RA8, one region includes:
- a CDS encoding methyltransferase domain-containing protein, protein MSKIFTPSAAGTPRSPAQVYEEQFVPALFRPWGPVLCEAAHIGPGQCVLDVACGTGALTAAVAGRVSPGGAVLGLDVNPGMLAVARRKHPEIEWHEGRAESLPFAGASFDAVVSQFGLMFFEDRVAALREMKRVLRPGGCLAVAVCDGLARSPGYAALAALLDRLFGERVGNAFRAPFVLGDVATLQTLCADAGIDEADVAQHEGTVRFDSIDALVSTERACVWTLGGLLDDDQFERLRREAQDALRPFVEPGSGVAFAMPALLITAQKR, encoded by the coding sequence ATGAGCAAGATCTTCACGCCCTCGGCCGCAGGCACTCCGCGCTCGCCGGCGCAGGTGTACGAGGAGCAGTTCGTTCCTGCGCTTTTCAGACCGTGGGGACCCGTGCTGTGCGAGGCCGCGCATATCGGACCGGGCCAGTGCGTGCTCGACGTGGCCTGCGGCACCGGCGCGCTGACCGCGGCGGTGGCAGGTCGCGTCTCGCCTGGCGGCGCGGTGCTCGGGCTGGACGTCAACCCCGGGATGCTGGCGGTGGCCCGGCGCAAGCATCCCGAGATCGAATGGCACGAAGGCCGCGCCGAGTCGCTGCCCTTCGCCGGCGCAAGCTTCGATGCGGTCGTAAGCCAGTTCGGCCTGATGTTCTTCGAGGACCGCGTGGCTGCGCTGCGCGAGATGAAGCGCGTGCTGCGGCCCGGCGGCTGTCTTGCCGTGGCCGTGTGCGACGGGCTCGCGCGCTCGCCCGGCTATGCAGCGCTGGCGGCACTGCTCGACCGGCTGTTCGGCGAGCGGGTTGGCAATGCCTTCCGTGCGCCATTCGTGCTCGGGGACGTGGCCACCCTGCAAACGCTGTGCGCCGACGCGGGCATCGACGAGGCGGACGTTGCGCAACACGAGGGCACGGTGCGCTTCGATTCGATCGACGCCTTGGTCTCGACCGAGCGCGCCTGCGTGTGGACGCTCGGCGGCCTGCTGGACGACGACCAGTTCGAGCGCCTGCGGCGCGAGGCGCAGGACGCGCTGCGGCCCTTCGTCGAACCGGGCAGCGGGGTCGCCTTCGCGATGCCCGCGCTGCTCATCACCGCGCAGAAGCGATGA
- a CDS encoding RNA pseudouridine synthase — translation MNEGDEGIRLAKRVAALAGCSRREAELLIENGAVRVDGEPALLPQSRVQPHQQVEIEAGARPAPVVPVTLLLHKPAGTAMEQAHRLLVPANHHAPERAGLRFLPRHVAAQRGMTPLETAASGLVVFTQEWRIERKLQEDAGLLEHEVIVDVAGPVGTEQLARLNQAPARVSVSQQAEGHTGLRFAVKGLQPGQIAHQCQAVGLQLLGMRRLRIGRVALAGLLAGQWRYLLPNERF, via the coding sequence ATGAACGAAGGCGACGAAGGCATCCGCCTGGCCAAGCGCGTGGCCGCGCTGGCCGGCTGCTCGCGGCGCGAGGCCGAACTGCTGATCGAAAACGGTGCGGTGCGCGTCGACGGCGAGCCGGCGCTGCTGCCGCAGTCGCGCGTGCAACCGCACCAGCAGGTGGAGATAGAGGCTGGCGCGCGGCCTGCCCCGGTGGTGCCGGTCACGCTGCTGCTTCACAAGCCGGCCGGCACCGCGATGGAGCAGGCGCACCGCCTGCTCGTGCCCGCGAACCATCACGCACCCGAGCGCGCGGGCCTCAGGTTCCTGCCGCGCCACGTGGCGGCGCAGCGCGGCATGACGCCGCTGGAGACCGCGGCCAGCGGCCTGGTCGTCTTCACCCAGGAATGGCGCATCGAGCGCAAGCTGCAGGAGGACGCGGGACTGCTGGAGCACGAAGTCATCGTCGACGTGGCCGGCCCGGTCGGGACGGAGCAGCTGGCGCGGCTGAACCAGGCGCCGGCACGCGTCAGCGTCAGCCAGCAGGCGGAGGGGCATACCGGCCTGCGCTTCGCCGTCAAGGGTCTTCAGCCCGGCCAGATCGCGCACCAGTGCCAAGCCGTCGGCCTGCAACTGCTGGGCATGCGGCGCCTGCGCATCGGCCGGGTGGCGCTGGCGGGGCTGCTGGCCGGCCAATGGCGCTATCTGCTGCCGAACGAGCGCTTCTGA
- a CDS encoding AraC family transcriptional regulator: MSANHDPASGSLAAASGFDVLSDVLRCVRLTGSMLFLVDARAPWMSWAPKADAFRRVALPDSQHLVSYHVVTHGGCWAGLRDAGPERFETGDVLVVPHGDAYFLADSPDTPPSYGPEEAVAFFRSMAAGEMPSVVSAGAGGDDRVQLICGFLGCDRRPFNPVLDALPAMIHLRSAMRPDDRMGHLIEFALCELREPSSGGRGVRLRLAELMFVEVVRRYLETVGDAGAGWLAGLHDPLVARTLALLHASPARHWTLEALAAQAGSSRSVLAERFAHFVGQAPMQYLTQWRMQLATRLLAEPGARKVAAVAEAVGYESEAAFSRAFKRRLGMAPSAWRLRGAG; the protein is encoded by the coding sequence ATGAGCGCGAACCATGACCCTGCGTCCGGATCGCTTGCTGCGGCGTCCGGCTTCGACGTCCTGTCCGATGTGCTGCGCTGCGTGCGGCTGACCGGGTCGATGCTGTTTCTCGTGGATGCCCGGGCGCCCTGGATGTCATGGGCGCCGAAGGCGGACGCGTTCCGCCGTGTCGCGCTGCCCGACTCGCAGCACCTGGTCTCATATCACGTCGTCACGCACGGCGGCTGCTGGGCGGGGTTGCGCGATGCCGGGCCCGAACGCTTCGAGACCGGGGACGTGCTGGTCGTGCCGCACGGCGACGCCTATTTCCTTGCCGATTCACCCGACACGCCGCCGAGCTATGGCCCAGAGGAGGCGGTGGCCTTCTTCCGCAGCATGGCGGCCGGCGAAATGCCCTCGGTCGTGAGCGCAGGCGCCGGTGGCGACGACCGGGTGCAGTTGATCTGCGGCTTCCTCGGTTGCGACCGCAGGCCCTTCAACCCGGTGCTCGACGCGCTGCCGGCGATGATCCATCTGCGCAGCGCCATGCGGCCGGACGATCGCATGGGTCACCTGATCGAATTTGCGCTGTGCGAGTTGCGCGAGCCCTCCTCCGGCGGCCGGGGGGTGCGGTTGCGCCTGGCCGAACTGATGTTCGTGGAGGTGGTGCGGCGCTACCTCGAGACGGTCGGCGACGCGGGGGCCGGCTGGCTGGCTGGGCTGCATGATCCGCTGGTCGCGCGCACGCTGGCACTGTTGCACGCGTCGCCGGCCAGGCACTGGACGCTGGAGGCGCTCGCCGCCCAGGCCGGCAGCTCGCGTTCGGTGCTGGCCGAGCGCTTTGCGCATTTCGTCGGCCAGGCGCCGATGCAGTACCTCACGCAGTGGCGCATGCAGCTGGCGACCCGCCTGCTCGCCGAGCCTGGCGCGAGGAAGGTCGCCGCAGTCGCGGAGGCAGTCGGCTACGAGTCGGAGGCGGCTTTCAGCCGCGCGTTCAAGAGGCGCCTCGGCATGGCGCCTTCCGCGTGGCGATTGCGCGGGGCCGGTTGA
- the cysK gene encoding cysteine synthase A — MKAQNILQTIGSTPHVRIQRLFGHATQEVWIKCERANPGGSIKDRIALAMVEEAERSGALKPGGTIVEPTSGNTGIGLAMVAAVKGYKLVLVMPDSMSVERRRLMLAYGASFDLTPREKGMKGSIARAEEIVAGTPGAWMPQQFDNPANVEVHARTTAEEIAADFPDGIDVLITGVGTGGHITGCARVLKKKWPRLKVFAVEPVASPVISGGPPSPHPIQGIGAGFIPKNLDTELLDGVIQVDAEPAREMARRCAAEEGMLVGISSGATLTAIAQKLPELARDAVVLGFNYDTGERYLSVEGFLPA; from the coding sequence ATGAAAGCCCAGAACATCCTGCAGACCATCGGCAGCACGCCGCACGTGCGCATCCAGCGCCTGTTCGGCCATGCGACGCAAGAGGTGTGGATCAAGTGCGAACGCGCCAACCCCGGCGGCTCGATCAAGGACCGCATCGCGCTGGCGATGGTCGAGGAGGCCGAGCGCTCCGGTGCGCTGAAGCCCGGCGGCACCATCGTCGAGCCCACCTCGGGCAACACCGGCATCGGCCTGGCGATGGTCGCCGCCGTCAAGGGCTACAAGCTGGTCCTGGTGATGCCCGACAGCATGTCGGTCGAGCGCCGGCGCCTGATGCTGGCCTACGGCGCGAGCTTCGACCTGACGCCGCGCGAGAAGGGCATGAAGGGCTCGATCGCGCGCGCCGAGGAGATCGTGGCCGGCACGCCCGGCGCCTGGATGCCGCAGCAGTTCGACAACCCGGCCAATGTCGAGGTGCACGCGCGCACCACGGCCGAGGAGATCGCGGCAGACTTCCCCGACGGCATCGACGTGCTGATCACCGGCGTGGGCACCGGCGGCCACATCACCGGCTGTGCCCGCGTGCTAAAGAAGAAATGGCCCAGGCTGAAGGTCTTCGCGGTGGAGCCGGTGGCCTCGCCCGTGATTTCCGGCGGCCCGCCCTCGCCGCACCCGATCCAGGGCATCGGCGCCGGCTTCATCCCGAAGAACCTCGATACGGAGCTGCTCGACGGCGTGATCCAGGTCGACGCCGAGCCGGCGCGCGAGATGGCGCGGCGCTGCGCCGCGGAAGAGGGGATGCTTGTCGGCATCTCTTCCGGCGCCACACTCACCGCGATCGCGCAGAAGCTGCCGGAGCTGGCGCGCGATGCGGTGGTGCTGGGGTTCAACTACGACACGGGGGAGCGGTATCTGTCGGTGGAAGGGTTCCTGCCGGCATAG
- a CDS encoding IclR family transcriptional regulator domain-containing protein produces MRKKLAESPGAAVVEGKNFVASLQKGLEVLTCFGRQHSRLTVSEVGRLTGCSPASARRSLLTLQALGYLDGDGKRFWMLPKALLVAHAYLASRATPSLAQPLLDALSERTRESASLGKLLGDHAIIIARSTARRSLSTGLGIGSRLPAYCSALGRVLLASLPPAEAERRVRAMPRQPLTARTVYELRPVLALLARCREEGYAGNDGELELGVRSMAVPVHDRSGAMVAAMSIAVRTERMSFVEFRDAFLPALRKASATLAGRLYPE; encoded by the coding sequence ATGCGCAAGAAACTCGCCGAATCCCCAGGAGCTGCCGTTGTCGAAGGCAAGAACTTCGTCGCCTCGCTGCAAAAGGGCCTGGAGGTGCTGACCTGCTTCGGCCGCCAGCACAGCCGTCTCACCGTTTCCGAGGTGGGGCGCCTCACCGGTTGCTCGCCCGCCTCGGCGCGGCGCTCGCTGCTGACCCTGCAGGCGCTGGGCTATCTCGACGGCGACGGCAAGCGCTTCTGGATGTTGCCCAAGGCGCTGCTGGTGGCGCACGCCTACCTCGCCTCGCGGGCCACGCCCTCGCTGGCGCAGCCGCTTCTCGATGCGCTGTCGGAGCGCACGCGCGAGTCGGCGTCGCTGGGCAAGCTGCTGGGCGACCACGCGATCATCATCGCCCGCTCCACCGCGCGGCGCAGCCTCAGCACCGGCCTGGGCATCGGCTCGCGGCTGCCGGCCTACTGCTCGGCACTGGGGCGCGTGCTGCTCGCCAGCCTTCCGCCGGCGGAGGCCGAGCGGCGCGTGCGCGCGATGCCGAGGCAGCCGCTCACCGCGCGCACCGTGTACGAGCTGAGGCCGGTGCTGGCGCTGCTGGCGCGGTGCCGCGAGGAGGGCTACGCCGGCAACGACGGCGAGCTCGAACTGGGCGTGCGCTCCATGGCCGTGCCGGTGCACGACCGCAGCGGTGCGATGGTGGCCGCCATGAGCATCGCGGTGCGCACGGAGCGCATGAGCTTCGTCGAGTTCCGCGACGCCTTCCTGCCGGCGCTGCGCAAGGCCAGTGCCACGTTGGCAGGCCGGCTTTACCCCGAGTGA
- a CDS encoding NAD(P)/FAD-dependent oxidoreductase, with product MIRVSELKLPLDHAPEALPALVASTLGIAPGDIASHTVYKRSFDARKAELLTVYIVDVALADAQAEAAVLAKHAGRPHVQPAPDMAYRPPARAAQDAPRPVVVGFGPCGIFCALMLAQMGFKPIVLERGKTVRQRTRDTWGLWRKSTLNPESNVQFGEGGAGTFSDGKLYSQIKDPRFLGRKVMEEFVKAGAPPEILYVAHPHIGTFKLVKVVENIREQIVALGGEIRFEQRVTDVHIENGQLRGLTVLDQRTGQSHELRADHVVMALGHSSRDTFEMLHERGVHIEAKPFSIGFRVEHPQGLIDRARWGRHAGHPLLGAADYKLVHHASNGRSVYSFCMCPGGTVVAATSEPGRVVTNGMSQYSRNERNANAGIVVGIDPRDYPGWEDGRTGSPLAGIALQRALESNAFVLGGGDYRAPGQLVGDFVAGKPSSALGSVEPSYKPGVTPGDLHAALPAYAIEAMREAFPAFGRKVKGFDLHDAVLTGVETRTSSPIRITRGEDFQSLNVRGLYPAGEGASYAGGILSAGVDGIKVAEAVARATAEPQKKAA from the coding sequence ATGATCCGCGTCTCCGAACTCAAGCTCCCCCTCGACCATGCGCCCGAGGCTCTGCCCGCGCTGGTCGCTTCCACGCTGGGCATCGCGCCCGGCGACATCGCCTCGCACACCGTCTACAAGCGCAGCTTCGATGCGCGCAAGGCCGAGCTGCTCACGGTCTACATCGTCGACGTGGCGCTGGCCGATGCGCAAGCCGAGGCGGCCGTGCTGGCGAAGCATGCGGGCCGTCCGCATGTGCAGCCCGCACCCGACATGGCCTATCGCCCGCCCGCGCGCGCGGCCCAGGACGCGCCGCGCCCGGTCGTCGTGGGCTTCGGCCCCTGCGGCATCTTCTGCGCGCTGATGCTCGCGCAGATGGGCTTCAAACCCATCGTGCTGGAGCGCGGCAAGACCGTGCGCCAGCGCACCCGGGATACCTGGGGCCTGTGGCGCAAGAGCACGCTCAACCCCGAGTCGAACGTGCAGTTCGGCGAAGGCGGGGCCGGCACCTTCTCGGACGGCAAGCTCTACAGCCAGATCAAGGACCCGCGCTTCCTCGGCCGCAAGGTGATGGAGGAGTTCGTCAAGGCCGGCGCGCCGCCGGAGATCCTCTACGTCGCCCATCCGCACATCGGCACCTTCAAGCTGGTGAAGGTGGTGGAGAACATCCGCGAGCAGATCGTCGCACTCGGCGGCGAGATCCGCTTCGAGCAGCGCGTGACCGACGTGCATATCGAGAACGGGCAGCTGCGAGGCCTGACCGTGCTCGACCAGCGCACCGGCCAAAGCCATGAACTGCGCGCCGACCATGTGGTGATGGCACTTGGCCACAGCTCGCGCGATACCTTCGAGATGCTGCACGAGCGCGGCGTGCACATCGAGGCCAAGCCCTTCTCCATCGGCTTTCGCGTGGAGCACCCGCAGGGCCTGATCGACCGCGCGCGCTGGGGCCGGCATGCCGGCCATCCTCTTCTGGGCGCGGCCGACTACAAGCTGGTGCATCACGCGAGCAATGGCCGCTCGGTCTACAGCTTCTGCATGTGCCCGGGCGGCACGGTGGTCGCGGCCACCAGCGAGCCCGGCCGCGTCGTCACCAACGGCATGAGCCAGTATTCGCGCAACGAGCGCAACGCCAACGCGGGCATCGTTGTGGGCATCGATCCGCGCGACTACCCCGGATGGGAGGACGGCCGCACCGGATCGCCGCTCGCGGGTATCGCGCTGCAGCGGGCGCTGGAGTCCAACGCCTTCGTGCTCGGCGGCGGCGACTACCGCGCGCCGGGCCAACTGGTCGGGGACTTCGTCGCCGGCAAGCCCTCCAGCGCACTCGGCAGCGTCGAGCCTTCGTACAAGCCGGGCGTGACGCCGGGCGACCTGCATGCCGCCCTGCCCGCCTACGCCATCGAGGCCATGCGCGAGGCCTTCCCCGCGTTCGGCCGCAAGGTCAAGGGCTTCGATCTGCACGACGCGGTGCTGACGGGCGTCGAGACACGCACCTCTTCGCCGATCAGGATCACGCGCGGCGAGGACTTCCAGAGCCTCAACGTGCGGGGCCTCTATCCGGCGGGCGAAGGCGCGAGCTATGCGGGGGGCATCCTGTCGGCGGGGGTGGACGGCATCAAGGTGGCGGAGGCAGTGGCGCGCGCGACCGCAGAACCCCAGAAAAAAGCCGCCTGA
- a CDS encoding MBL fold metallo-hydrolase, with product MARPTQQLHPAREAAAVLPAATVLLLRDAPEGLEVLMTRRSASASFAPGAYVFPGGRIEATDAAAQTIAARRPAQSDLQLTQSVAAVRECFEELGVLLARHPDGRPVDPDAVAAMDRSTTSAVALAQQCAERGLLLATDQVYTLAHWITDRDLPKRFDVPFLVARMPEGQMPVADETEQFEPCWVRPADALARHQAGGFLMIFPTLRTLERLASYATADAVLDACANRPGGEGPLWISCPRAGLLRGKEARYMEHESPYGELALVCPDGQIVHELGWQSEAPVALLKNLRRLTAPNPGAMTGPGTNSYIVGDAATGYIVIDPGPNDPAHIERLWQATGGDIRLIVCTHSHADHSPGAAPLQALCAAPKPPILGLPSAPTARPSSHFVPERVLQDGERLVLQDGQGTAHTLRAVHTPGHAANHLCLVLEEDGLLFSGDHVLNGSTTVVDPPDGNMNAYLDSLDRLDAVCAEAGVGFILPAHGHVIREARAAIAHLKSHRLKREAKIAAAMQRLPQGTPEDWLPLAYDDVPQRMWPVAARSLAAHVERIRQRALQ from the coding sequence ATGGCACGCCCCACCCAACAACTCCATCCCGCGCGCGAAGCGGCCGCCGTGCTGCCCGCCGCCACCGTCCTGCTCCTGCGCGACGCCCCCGAAGGCCTCGAGGTCTTGATGACGCGGCGCTCCGCCAGCGCCAGCTTCGCGCCCGGCGCCTATGTGTTTCCGGGCGGGCGCATCGAGGCCACGGATGCCGCGGCCCAGACGATCGCCGCGCGCCGGCCCGCGCAGAGCGATCTGCAGCTCACCCAATCCGTCGCCGCGGTGCGCGAATGCTTCGAGGAACTCGGCGTGCTGCTCGCCCGGCATCCGGACGGCCGCCCGGTCGACCCCGACGCGGTCGCGGCCATGGATCGGAGCACCACCTCCGCGGTGGCGCTGGCGCAACAGTGCGCCGAGCGCGGCCTGCTCCTGGCCACCGACCAGGTCTACACGCTGGCCCACTGGATCACCGACCGGGACCTGCCCAAGCGCTTCGACGTGCCTTTCCTGGTCGCACGCATGCCCGAAGGCCAGATGCCGGTGGCCGACGAGACCGAGCAGTTCGAGCCCTGCTGGGTGCGGCCGGCCGATGCGCTGGCGCGGCACCAGGCGGGCGGCTTCCTCATGATCTTCCCGACGCTGCGCACGCTGGAGCGGCTGGCGTCCTACGCAACGGCCGACGCGGTGCTCGACGCCTGCGCGAACCGCCCGGGCGGCGAAGGCCCGCTGTGGATCAGTTGCCCGCGCGCCGGCCTGCTGCGCGGCAAGGAAGCGCGCTACATGGAGCACGAGTCGCCCTACGGCGAGCTGGCATTGGTCTGCCCCGACGGCCAGATCGTGCATGAGCTCGGCTGGCAGAGCGAGGCGCCGGTGGCGCTGCTGAAGAACCTGCGGCGCCTGACCGCGCCCAATCCCGGCGCGATGACCGGCCCCGGCACCAACAGCTACATCGTGGGCGATGCGGCCACCGGCTACATCGTGATCGACCCGGGCCCGAACGACCCCGCCCACATCGAGCGGCTGTGGCAGGCCACCGGCGGCGACATCCGCCTGATCGTCTGCACCCATTCGCATGCCGACCATTCCCCGGGCGCGGCGCCGCTGCAGGCGCTGTGCGCGGCGCCGAAGCCGCCCATCCTCGGCCTGCCTTCGGCGCCGACCGCGCGCCCGTCGTCGCACTTCGTGCCCGAGCGCGTGCTGCAGGACGGCGAGCGCCTGGTGCTGCAGGACGGCCAAGGCACGGCGCACACGCTGCGCGCCGTGCACACGCCCGGCCATGCGGCCAACCACCTGTGCCTGGTGCTGGAGGAAGATGGCCTGCTCTTTTCCGGCGACCATGTGCTCAACGGCAGCACCACGGTGGTCGACCCGCCCGACGGCAACATGAATGCCTACCTCGATTCGCTCGACCGGCTCGACGCGGTCTGCGCCGAAGCCGGCGTCGGCTTCATCCTGCCGGCGCACGGCCATGTGATCCGCGAGGCGCGTGCCGCCATCGCTCATCTGAAGAGCCATCGCCTCAAGCGCGAGGCCAAGATTGCCGCCGCCATGCAGCGGCTGCCCCAAGGCACCCCCGAGGACTGGCTGCCGCTCGCCTACGACGACGTGCCGCAGCGCATGTGGCCGGTGGCCGCGCGCTCGCTGGCCGCCCACGTGGAGCGCATCCGCCAGCGCGCGTTGCAATGA
- a CDS encoding aromatic ring-hydroxylating dioxygenase subunit alpha — MNHIAPQPVHWAGPGLTRIPFALYSDAQTAADEQARVFRGEVWNFLCLEAELPDSGSYRTTFAGETPVVVVRDEDGEIYAFENRCAHRGALIALEKSGRAENFQCVYHAWSYSRQGDLTGVAFEKGVKGQGGMPSDFCKEAHGPRKLRIATFCGLVFGSFSEDVPAIEDYLGEEICARIERVLHKPVEVIGRFTQALPNNWKLYVENVKDSYHASLLHLFFTTFELNRLSQKGGVIVDESGGHHVSYSMIDPAAEKDASYKEQALRSDNDRYRLKDPSLLAGFKEYEDGVTLQILSVFPGFVLQQIQNCLAVRQVLPKGVERTELNWTYLGYADDTPEQRRVRLKQSNLIGPAGFISMEDGAVGGFVQRGIAGARDQEAVVEMGGGSTESSEGRATEASVRGFWKAYRHHMGA, encoded by the coding sequence ATGAACCACATCGCACCCCAACCCGTCCATTGGGCCGGTCCCGGCCTCACGCGCATCCCCTTCGCGCTCTACAGCGACGCGCAGACCGCCGCCGACGAGCAGGCCCGCGTCTTCCGCGGCGAGGTCTGGAACTTTCTGTGCCTCGAGGCCGAGCTGCCCGACAGCGGCAGCTACCGCACCACCTTCGCCGGCGAGACGCCGGTGGTGGTGGTGCGCGACGAGGACGGCGAGATCTACGCCTTCGAGAACCGCTGCGCCCACCGCGGCGCCCTCATCGCGCTGGAGAAGTCGGGCCGCGCCGAGAACTTCCAGTGCGTCTACCATGCCTGGAGCTACAGCCGCCAGGGCGACTTGACCGGCGTCGCATTCGAGAAAGGCGTCAAGGGCCAGGGCGGCATGCCGAGCGACTTCTGCAAGGAGGCGCACGGCCCGCGCAAGCTGCGCATCGCCACCTTCTGCGGTCTGGTGTTCGGCAGCTTCAGCGAAGACGTGCCCGCCATCGAGGACTACCTGGGCGAGGAGATCTGCGCGCGCATCGAGCGCGTGCTGCACAAGCCGGTGGAGGTCATCGGCCGCTTCACGCAGGCGCTGCCCAACAACTGGAAGCTCTACGTCGAGAACGTGAAGGACAGCTACCACGCCAGCCTGCTGCACCTGTTCTTCACCACCTTCGAGCTCAACCGCCTGTCGCAGAAGGGCGGCGTGATCGTCGACGAGAGCGGCGGCCACCACGTGAGCTACTCCATGATCGATCCGGCGGCGGAGAAGGACGCCTCGTACAAGGAGCAGGCGCTGCGCTCCGACAACGACCGCTATCGCCTGAAGGACCCGAGCCTGCTGGCCGGCTTCAAGGAATACGAGGACGGCGTGACCCTGCAGATCCTCTCGGTCTTCCCCGGCTTCGTGCTGCAGCAGATCCAGAACTGCCTGGCGGTGCGCCAGGTGCTGCCCAAGGGCGTGGAGCGCACCGAGCTCAACTGGACGTACCTGGGCTATGCCGACGACACGCCCGAGCAGCGCCGCGTGCGCCTGAAGCAGTCGAACCTGATCGGGCCCGCAGGCTTCATCTCGATGGAGGACGGCGCGGTGGGCGGCTTCGTGCAGCGCGGCATCGCCGGCGCGCGCGACCAGGAGGCGGTGGTCGAGATGGGCGGCGGCAGCACCGAATCGAGCGAAGGGCGCGCCACCGAGGCTTCGGTGCGCGGCTTCTGGAAGGCCTACCGCCACCACATGGGTGCCTGA
- a CDS encoding Bug family tripartite tricarboxylate transporter substrate binding protein, translating into MLKTFARRASAACLAGACLLGTATAQGPQALKLVVPYPAGGTADILPRVVAEKLRAQFPGGVVIDNRTGAGGNIGAEMVFRSEPDGNTLMVSPPAPIAINQHLYKKLSFDPSKWVPVTVLATVPNVLVVNPKLPVKNVQEFIAYAKANPGKLSYGSQGNGTTSHLTASMFMQLTGVEMVHIPYKGTAPALVDLVGGQIDVFFDNLSSSLPFHQAGKLRILGVADGQRSPALPDVPTFAEQKLPAMNAVTWFAVVAPPGTPTSKVASTQKAIADALAHPEVKQKFAEQGAEPRGWDSAQTGKFIQAESAKWDKVIKSANVSLD; encoded by the coding sequence ATGCTGAAAACCTTCGCACGGCGCGCCAGCGCCGCCTGCCTGGCCGGCGCCTGCCTGCTCGGCACCGCCACCGCCCAAGGCCCCCAGGCGCTGAAACTCGTCGTGCCCTACCCGGCCGGCGGCACTGCCGACATCCTGCCTCGCGTGGTCGCCGAGAAGCTGCGTGCGCAGTTCCCCGGCGGCGTGGTGATCGACAACCGCACCGGGGCGGGCGGCAACATCGGCGCCGAGATGGTGTTCCGCTCCGAGCCCGACGGCAACACCCTGATGGTCTCGCCACCGGCGCCGATCGCGATCAACCAGCACCTCTACAAGAAGCTGTCCTTCGACCCGTCCAAATGGGTGCCCGTCACGGTCCTCGCGACGGTCCCCAACGTGCTGGTGGTGAACCCCAAGCTGCCGGTGAAGAACGTGCAGGAGTTCATCGCCTACGCCAAGGCCAACCCCGGCAAGCTGAGCTACGGCTCGCAGGGCAACGGCACCACTTCGCACCTGACGGCCAGCATGTTCATGCAGCTGACCGGCGTCGAGATGGTCCACATCCCGTACAAGGGCACGGCTCCCGCGCTGGTGGACCTGGTGGGCGGCCAGATCGACGTGTTCTTCGACAACCTCAGCTCCTCGCTGCCCTTCCACCAGGCCGGCAAGCTGCGCATCCTGGGCGTGGCCGACGGCCAGCGCTCGCCCGCCCTGCCCGATGTGCCCACCTTCGCCGAGCAGAAGCTGCCCGCCATGAACGCCGTGACATGGTTCGCGGTGGTGGCGCCGCCCGGCACGCCGACGTCCAAGGTCGCCTCGACGCAGAAGGCCATCGCCGACGCGCTGGCACATCCCGAGGTCAAGCAGAAGTTCGCCGAGCAGGGCGCCGAGCCGCGCGGCTGGGACAGTGCCCAGACGGGCAAGTTCATCCAGGCCGAGTCGGCCAAGTGGGACAAGGTCATCAAGAGCGCGAATGTCTCGCTCGATTGA
- the htpX gene encoding protease HtpX has protein sequence MKRILLFVLTNVLVVAVLGIVASLLGVNRYLTPNGLNLTALLGFALVIGFGGAIISLLISKPMAKWTAGVRIINEPQSPDEAWIVQTVRKFADKAGIGMPEVGVFEGEPNAFATGAFKNSSLVAVSTGLLANMTREEVEAVIGHEVAHVANGDMVTMTLIQGVMNTFVVFLSRVIGYAVDGFLRRGSDNNTGPGIGYMITTVVLDIVLGFAAAIVVAWFSRQREFRADAGAAQLMGRKQPMVNALARLGGLPAGELPKTVEAMGITGSIGKLFATHPPIEERIAALQNSAQP, from the coding sequence TTGAAACGCATCCTTCTGTTCGTCCTCACCAACGTGCTGGTGGTCGCGGTGCTGGGCATCGTGGCCAGCCTGCTCGGCGTCAACCGCTACCTCACGCCGAACGGGCTCAACCTCACGGCCCTGCTCGGCTTCGCGCTGGTGATCGGCTTCGGCGGCGCGATCATCTCGCTGCTGATCAGCAAGCCGATGGCCAAGTGGACGGCCGGGGTGCGCATCATCAACGAGCCGCAGTCGCCCGACGAGGCCTGGATCGTGCAGACCGTGCGCAAGTTCGCCGACAAGGCCGGCATCGGCATGCCCGAGGTCGGCGTCTTCGAGGGCGAACCCAATGCCTTCGCCACCGGCGCCTTCAAGAATTCCTCGCTGGTGGCGGTGTCCACCGGGCTGCTCGCCAACATGACGCGCGAGGAGGTCGAGGCGGTGATCGGCCACGAGGTGGCGCACGTGGCCAATGGCGACATGGTGACCATGACCCTGATCCAGGGCGTGATGAACACCTTCGTCGTGTTCCTGTCGCGCGTCATCGGCTACGCGGTCGACGGCTTCCTGCGCCGCGGCAGCGACAACAACACGGGCCCCGGCATCGGCTACATGATCACCACGGTGGTGCTCGACATCGTGCTGGGCTTCGCGGCCGCGATCGTGGTGGCCTGGTTCTCGCGCCAGCGCGAGTTCCGCGCCGACGCCGGCGCGGCCCAGCTGATGGGCCGCAAGCAGCCGATGGTGAATGCGCTGGCCCGGCTGGGCGGCCTGCCGGCCGGCGAGTTGCCGAAGACAGTGGAAGCCATGGGCATCACGGGCAGCATCGGCAAGCTGTTTGCGACGCACCCGCCGATCGAGGAGCGCATCGCGGCGCTGCAGAACAGCGCGCAGCCCTGA